In Ctenopharyngodon idella isolate HZGC_01 chromosome 2, HZGC01, whole genome shotgun sequence, the following are encoded in one genomic region:
- the LOC127524733 gene encoding C-C motif chemokine 2, translated as MKYELIVAINLCSCTDGPPATCCLELRSSRVSLERVKNYRIQTKGLCPIKAVVIQTVSGKSLCSDPNSNWTQRAMRKVDKEREQDPVPTEAASADGSRGRADPVTTTELPLKRRRNRVKPRQKSKKEKSKTSTKAHKGPKEKRSERGGVKGKNKKGKN; from the exons atgaaatatGAATTAATCGTAGcgattaatttgtgttcatgtACAGATGGACCTCCAGCGACTTGTTGCCTCGAGCTAAGATCCAGCAGAGTGTCTTTGGAGAGAGTTAAGAACTACAGAATACAAACTAAAGGACTGTGTCCCATAAAAGCAGTTGT GATCCAGACTGTATCTGGGAAAAGTCTCTGTTCTGATCCTAACAGTAACTGGACACAGAGGGCCATGCGGAAGGTggataaagagagagagcaggaTCCTGTACCTACAGAAGCAGCATCAGCGGACGGGAGCAGAGGACGGGCAGATCCTGTCACAACAACTGAGCTGCCATTGAAAAGAAGGCGGAATAGAGTAAAACCAAGACAAAagagtaaaaaagaaaagtcaaaGACAAGCACAAAAGCCCATAAGGGTCCCAAAGAAAAGAGATCAGAAAGAGGCGGTGTAAAAGGAAAGAACAAGAAGGGAAAAAACTGA